In Novipirellula caenicola, the genomic stretch GTTGTCTTGTAACCCACGGCTCACGCCGTGGGCTACGGGATGCCGTCCCTGCCGGGACTTGGGGATGATGTTTGTCGCCCTTGTAGCGCACTGCGATTGCTAGTCGCTTGCAGCGATGTTGGGGAGCGAGTGAGAATTGAAAAAGTTAAATTGACAATTGTAAATTTTAAAATGGATGGGTGTGGCTCGGCGGGGAAGGACGCCTCCGAAAATGATTGAACAGGAGGTTGAGGGAGACGACGAAGATGAGGTGATTCGTGGCTCTGTTCCTTCCGCTTGCTCCTGTCCAACTAAGACCGCGTAATTGCTGCTTGCTTCTGCGGCGAGGGCATCTGCTGTGATTGAACCAACTTGGCTGAGTGTGGTTGACGGTTGTCCTGAGGCGGGATCTTTAGCAAGATCCACTACGGGAGGGTGGGGCTGGACGGTGCGGGGTGCGAGCGAGACCGAGACAGGCCCTCACCCGGACGTGGCCTTGAGGGCCCGTCCGACCTCTCCCGTGCTGCGCTCGGGAGAGGTGGCTTGTGGAGAATACGTGACTTTTGACTCTGTTGCCTCGGTTTGCTCCTGTTCAAAACAGACCGCGCATTTGTTGCTTGCGTCTGCGGCGGCGGCATCTGATCTGATTGAATGGGGACGGCTGAGCTTGGTTGACGGTCGTTTTGGGGCCGGGATCTTTAGCAAGATCCACTACGGGAGGGTGGGGCTGGACGGTGCGGGGTGCGAGTGAGACCGCGGCAGGCCCTCACCCGGACGTGGCCTTGAGGGGCCCGTCCGACCTCTCCCGTGCTGCGCTCGGGAGAGGTGGCTTGATGGAGAATACGTGATTTGTCGCTCTGTTGCCTCGGTTTGCTCCTGTTCAAAACAGACCGCGCATTTGTTGCTTGCGTCTGCGGCGGGGGCATCTGCTCTGATTTAATGGGGGCGGCTGAGTGTGAGCGACGGTCGTTTTGGGGCGCGATCTTTAGCAAGATCCACTACGGGAGGGTGGGGTGAGCCGGACCGGACGTGGAATTGATGCGGGGTGGTGGAGATTGGAAAGGTGTTGTGGGGGCGGTATTTTGGCTTAGGCTGAGGCCGCTAAGAGGAAGCGAACATTCGCGTTCATTTGCGTCTATTCGCGGGCCTGTTTTTTTACGGCGCTGCGGGTGCGCGAGTGCAAGATAACTGGCCGGATCGCGGTTGACGTCGGTCTTTCCTGTCGCCCCTTCGGGGCTTTCATTCTTGCGTTGTTTTGTAACCCACGGCTCACGCCGTGGGCTACAGCATGCCGTCCCTGTCGGGACTTGAGGATGATGTTTGTTGCCCTTGTTGCGCACTGCGATTGCTAGTCGCTTGCAGCGATGTTGGGGAGGGAGTGAGAATTGAAAAAGTTAAATTGACAATTGTAAATTTTAAAATGGATGAGCGTGGCTCGGCGGGGAAGGATGCCTCCCAAAATGATTGAACAGAAGGAAAGGGAGGTAACAGAGAGGGGGGGGGATTTGTGGCTCTGTTTTCTCTGTTTGCTCCTGTTCGAATTGTCCGAGCGATCGGCCTTTTGGTCTACGAAAGAGGACACCTGCCGTGATGCGGAGTTGTGATTAAATGGGGGCGATTGGCTGTGGTTGACGGTCGTTTTGACGCGGGATCTTTAGCAAGATCCACTACGGGCGGCCTTGTGGGCCCGTCCGACCTCTCCCGTGCTGCGTTTGGGAGAGGTGGCTGATGGAGAATTACGAGACTTGTAACTCTGTTGCCTCGGTTTGCTCCTGTTCAAATTGTCCGAGCAATCGGCCTTTTGGTCTACGAAAGAGAACACCTGCCGCGATGCGGAGTTGTGATTGAATGGGGGCGGTTGGGTGTGGTTGACGGTCGTTTTGGCGCGGGATCTTTAGCAAGATCCACTACGGGGAATTGTCTTCGATGTTGGCCGGTTTGCGATTAGAGGTCGTCATCGTCGTCATCGTCGTCGTCGTCGCGGTCGGGGTGCAGCGGGTCATCGGGGTCGAAGAACAGATCGGCGAGTCCGAGTGGCACGGCGTCGCCGCCGAGCGTGCGTTTGCGACGCTGCGCTAAACTTTCAAGATCCACCGCTTCTTCGCCGAGACATTTCTCCAGCGCTTCTTGCCACGCTTCGTCGGCACTGATCGGATGATTCTTGTCTTGCATCATTCGCTTGATTGCAAAACGCAGCAGATTGATGCCGTCGCGAGGCGAAAAATCGAGCTTCAGTTCGTGCGAATGCTGCAGGAACTCGACCGTCATCGCCAACATCTCGGGTTGAGCAAACGGCAAATGGTACTGCAGGATCGACATTTCATCCTGCTTGCTCGGAAACCCGACGCTGAGCGTGGGCTGCAAACGACTCATGATGTAATCAGGAATCTCAAACGTCGACTCGTCCTGGTTCATCGTCACGGTCGCCCGAAATTCCTTTTCAGCATGAATCGTGATCCCGGCGACGATCGATTCGACGTAACGGCGCCCGTCCAGCAGTGGCGCAAGTGATGCCCACGACTTTTCGTTCATCCGGTTGCCTTCGTCCAAAATGCAGATGCCGCCGGTGATCATCGCGGTGACAAGCGGCGACGCGTGATAGGCGATCTCGCCACCTTGGCTTAGCACCGGAGTGATCAGCAGGTCTTCGGGCCGCGTGTCAGCAGTGCACTGGTAAATGTACAGCGGACGCCCTTGCGCTTTGGCCGCTGCGATCGCCAATTGAGTCTTGCCCACCCCAGGCGAACCGATCAATCGCGGCGTTAGCGGCAGATCTGAATCGTCGACCGATATCCAGCAGGCCAACAATTGCATCAACACTTCTTGTTGACCGATCCATTGCCCGGCCGCTTCATAAGGATGCGACAGTTTCAAACGAACGCCGTCGATCTCGACATGCCCAGACGCGTTGGGCTGGGTCGTGCCAACCTCGGGTCGGTGTTTTTGACTCTGTTGCGAACCGCTCATCCCTGAACTCTCATTTCATTCGTGTCGAAGCCATCTTCAGATGACTTGGGTTGTTTTTCGAAGGTCGTCATGCGTGGTTTCAAATGGGGCAAATCAACTCGTTCCTCTTCAGTGTATTCACGCTCGTCGCCGGCATATTCCGCACCGGTTTTGGCGACGCCGCCGCCTCCCAGTTCGACTTGCTCGGCTTGAACCGCATCCAAAATGGCCGCGATGTAATTGTGGATTGAATGGTCGCTGAAATGGTCGATTTTCCAGCGACGCAAACCGTGGATGAATCCCCACCATCGATCGCGGCGCCGCATCAACATGTTCAATTTCCCAAGTCGCCCATGGCGATCAATGTAAACCTCGCTGCCGCAGTGGCGATAGCCGAGCAGCAGCGGGGGAACACGGGTGACGATATCGTTGTTGTTGACAAAGCGAAAATGATCGAGTGCTACGTAGTTAACGTAACGGTTATCGCCGACCCGTGGGCTGCCGTAGGTATAAAGTTGCTCGGGATTCGATGGAATATGTGACAGAAAACAGCGGCCCGAGCAAATCGTCGCCATCGCTCCGCCGAGCGAATGCCCACAAAACCAAAGTGGTTGTTCGTTACTCATCAGCGCGGTTTCGATCATCGGCCACAGGTCGTCCACTTCGCGTTTAAATCCGCGATGGACTTTGCCAATCGTTTCGGCGACCACTGATGCTGCGTTGGCATCGGCTTGGATATCATTCCATTCGTTCGGTTCGGTGCCCCGGCATGCGATCACGCAGTCGAAATCGTTCCGGAAACGATACGCTTGGGACCCGTCACGGTCGTAGAAGGTCACGTCGTCAAAGCCGGCGACTTTTGCGGCACGCCTCGCTTCGTCTTCGTCGTTATACGCAATCATCGACAATTCGGCGAACAACAACGCCCGCTGCAAAAATGTCAAATCTCGAATCGGACCGCGGACCTTCGAATGGACGACAAACGGCACTTCGCCGGGATCGCTGATCAGATTGTTAACGGTTTCTTCGATCATGATTGCAGTTCCCTTTCCTTGAGATGAATGCTAATTCGATCGTGTGATCTCGTTGGGTTCAAGCGGTTCCCCTATTTTTGGGTGTCCGCCATCGACGTCAATCTGTTGCGTCAGATGTCGACGCCAATTGTCGTCATCAGTGTGGGGGAAGTCCGATCGAAAATGAACGCCGCGTGATTCATTCCGGGCCAGCGCCGAGCGGACAACACACGAAGCGACCAACAGCATGTTTTGTAGTTCCCAGCCTTCGACCGTATCAAATTGCCGAGACATGACGTAGGCGGCAAACGAGCGGATCGAATCCTCGGCTTCACGCAGCCCTCCGGCGTCACGTTCCACT encodes the following:
- a CDS encoding AAA family ATPase, with translation MSGSQQSQKHRPEVGTTQPNASGHVEIDGVRLKLSHPYEAAGQWIGQQEVLMQLLACWISVDDSDLPLTPRLIGSPGVGKTQLAIAAAKAQGRPLYIYQCTADTRPEDLLITPVLSQGGEIAYHASPLVTAMITGGICILDEGNRMNEKSWASLAPLLDGRRYVESIVAGITIHAEKEFRATVTMNQDESTFEIPDYIMSRLQPTLSVGFPSKQDEMSILQYHLPFAQPEMLAMTVEFLQHSHELKLDFSPRDGINLLRFAIKRMMQDKNHPISADEAWQEALEKCLGEEAVDLESLAQRRKRTLGGDAVPLGLADLFFDPDDPLHPDRDDDDDDDDDDL
- a CDS encoding lipase family protein translates to MIEETVNNLISDPGEVPFVVHSKVRGPIRDLTFLQRALLFAELSMIAYNDEDEARRAAKVAGFDDVTFYDRDGSQAYRFRNDFDCVIACRGTEPNEWNDIQADANAASVVAETIGKVHRGFKREVDDLWPMIETALMSNEQPLWFCGHSLGGAMATICSGRCFLSHIPSNPEQLYTYGSPRVGDNRYVNYVALDHFRFVNNNDIVTRVPPLLLGYRHCGSEVYIDRHGRLGKLNMLMRRRDRWWGFIHGLRRWKIDHFSDHSIHNYIAAILDAVQAEQVELGGGGVAKTGAEYAGDEREYTEEERVDLPHLKPRMTTFEKQPKSSEDGFDTNEMRVQG